One window of Chamaesiphon minutus PCC 6605 genomic DNA carries:
- the rpmA gene encoding 50S ribosomal protein L27 produces MASKKGTGSTRNGRDSNAQRLGVKKYGGEVVKAGNIIVRQRGSSFHVGNNVGLGKDYTIYALVDGVVTFERKGKNGKKISVYPAPAAA; encoded by the coding sequence ATGGCTTCTAAGAAGGGTACGGGTAGTACTAGAAACGGACGGGATTCAAACGCCCAGAGATTGGGTGTTAAAAAGTATGGTGGTGAAGTAGTTAAAGCTGGCAATATCATCGTGCGCCAACGGGGATCTTCTTTCCATGTCGGTAATAATGTCGGTTTGGGTAAAGACTACACCATTTATGCTCTGGTTGATGGCGTTGTCACCTTCGAGCGCAAAGGCAAAAATGGTAAAAAAATTAGCGTTTATCCCGCTCCGGCTGCTGCATAA
- a CDS encoding Tic20 family protein, which yields MSWQSSETVADRFFGGLAYLLPIVNAYFFGEFIFGQFPIVEQLYGPLMPLVRLDSGFGGFILFLVLYAGVAVNPRVSRFIRFNVFQAILIGILLSLCRLLLQAVLPGIPGLGQITQVLLNTVFLGTLAIAGYGLIMSALGKYTDIPQLSETARIQVDRY from the coding sequence ATGAGTTGGCAAAGTTCGGAGACAGTAGCAGACAGATTTTTTGGGGGTTTAGCTTATTTACTGCCGATCGTGAATGCTTACTTTTTTGGTGAATTTATCTTCGGGCAATTCCCGATCGTGGAACAATTGTACGGGCCACTGATGCCCTTAGTAAGGCTCGATAGCGGCTTTGGTGGTTTCATTCTGTTCTTAGTCCTATATGCTGGCGTCGCGGTCAATCCTCGGGTTAGTCGCTTTATTCGGTTTAATGTGTTTCAAGCGATCCTGATTGGCATTTTGCTCTCTCTGTGTAGATTGTTGTTGCAAGCTGTATTGCCAGGTATTCCTGGTTTGGGGCAAATAACTCAAGTATTGCTAAATACAGTGTTCTTGGGCACATTGGCGATCGCGGGTTATGGCCTTATCATGTCAGCATTGGGTAAATACACAGACATTCCGCAGTTGTCAGAGACGGCACGAATTCAAGTCGATCGCTACTAA
- the rplU gene encoding 50S ribosomal protein L21 has translation MTYAIIETGGKQMRVEPGRFYDIELLSGEPDSTVSIDKVFLLENNGSIQIGQPLVAGVTVQGTIMRHYRARKVIVYKMQPKKKTRKKRGHRQEVTRLMIDSISVNGAVIASAAEAVAV, from the coding sequence ATGACTTACGCAATTATCGAAACTGGTGGCAAGCAAATGCGGGTCGAACCAGGTCGCTTTTATGACATCGAACTGTTATCTGGCGAGCCAGACAGCACCGTCTCGATCGATAAAGTATTCTTGCTTGAAAATAATGGCAGCATCCAAATCGGTCAACCGCTAGTTGCTGGTGTTACCGTTCAAGGCACCATCATGCGTCACTATCGGGCGCGCAAGGTAATTGTCTACAAAATGCAACCTAAAAAGAAAACTCGCAAAAAACGCGGTCACCGTCAAGAAGTCACTCGATTGATGATTGATTCTATTAGCGTCAATGGTGCGGTTATCGCCTCGGCTGCTGAAGCTGTTGCAGTCTAG